In Vibrio bathopelagicus, the following are encoded in one genomic region:
- a CDS encoding LuxR/HapR/OpaR family quorum-sensing transcriptional regulator produces MDSISKRPRTRLSPLKRKLQLMEIALEVFSRRGIGRGGHADIADIAQVSVATVFNYFPTREDLVDEVLNHVVRQFSNFLSDNIDLDIHAKENLHNIATEMVTLVAQDSHWLNVWFEWSASTRDEVWPLFVTTNRTNQMLVQNMFSKAIERGEVCDDHDPKHLANLFHGICYSLFIQAKRVETPEELSSLTDSYLNMLCIYK; encoded by the coding sequence ATGGACTCAATCTCTAAGAGACCTAGAACTAGGCTTTCACCCCTAAAAAGAAAACTGCAATTGATGGAGATCGCTCTTGAAGTCTTCTCTCGTCGTGGCATTGGCCGTGGCGGTCATGCAGACATCGCAGACATTGCTCAAGTATCAGTTGCAACGGTATTTAACTACTTCCCAACCCGTGAAGATCTGGTTGATGAAGTACTTAATCACGTGGTTCGCCAATTCTCTAACTTCCTTTCAGACAATATCGACTTAGATATTCACGCAAAAGAAAACCTACATAATATTGCGACTGAAATGGTGACGTTAGTGGCTCAAGATAGCCATTGGTTGAACGTATGGTTTGAATGGAGTGCTTCGACTCGCGATGAAGTTTGGCCTCTATTCGTAACCACAAACCGCACTAACCAAATGTTAGTACAAAACATGTTTAGCAAAGCGATTGAGCGCGGCGAAGTTTGCGACGATCACGATCCTAAGCATCTAGCAAACCTATTCCACGGCATTTGCTACTCGCTATTCATTCAAGCGAAACGTGTTGAAACGCCTGAAGAGCTTTCAAGCTTAACGGATAGCTACTTGAACATGCTGTGCATTTATAAGTAA
- the lpdA gene encoding dihydrolipoyl dehydrogenase, which produces MSKEIKAQVVVLGSGPAGYSAAFRCADLGLETVLVERYSTLGGVCLNVGCIPSKALLHVSKVIEEAKAMAEHGVVFGEPQTDINKIRIWKDKVVDQLTGGLGGMAKMRNVTVVNGFGKFTGPNSILVEGEGEATTVNFDNAIIAAGSRPIKLPFIPHEDPRIWDSTDALELNEVPEKLLIMGGGIIGLEMGTVYHSLGSKVEVVEMFDQVIPAADKDIVKVFTKRIKNKFKLMLETKVTAVEAKEDGIYVSMEGKKAPAEAERYDAVLVAIGRVPNGALIDAEKAGIEVDERGFINVDKQMRTNVPHIHAIGDVVGQPMLAHKGVHEGHVAAEVISGKKHYFDPKVIPSIAYTEPEVAWVGKTEKEAKAEGINYEVATFPWAASGRAIASDCADGVTKMIFDKDTHRVIGGAVVGTNGGELLGEIGLAIEMGCDAEDIALTIHAHPTLHESVGLAAEVFEGSITDLPNKKAVKRKK; this is translated from the coding sequence ATGAGCAAAGAAATTAAAGCCCAAGTTGTTGTACTTGGTTCAGGTCCTGCTGGCTACTCAGCGGCATTCCGTTGTGCGGATTTAGGTCTAGAAACAGTACTAGTTGAACGTTACAGCACTCTTGGTGGTGTATGTCTAAACGTTGGTTGTATTCCATCAAAAGCACTTCTTCACGTTTCTAAAGTAATTGAAGAAGCAAAAGCGATGGCAGAGCACGGCGTTGTATTCGGCGAGCCACAAACGGACATCAACAAGATCCGTATCTGGAAAGATAAAGTAGTTGACCAACTAACTGGCGGTCTTGGCGGTATGGCTAAGATGCGTAACGTTACTGTTGTTAACGGTTTCGGTAAGTTCACAGGTCCTAACAGCATTCTTGTTGAAGGCGAAGGCGAAGCAACTACGGTTAACTTCGATAACGCAATCATCGCTGCGGGTTCTCGCCCAATCAAACTTCCGTTCATCCCACATGAAGACCCACGTATTTGGGACTCTACGGATGCACTAGAACTAAACGAAGTACCAGAAAAACTGCTTATCATGGGCGGTGGTATCATCGGTCTTGAGATGGGTACGGTTTACCACTCTCTAGGTTCTAAAGTTGAAGTTGTTGAGATGTTCGATCAAGTTATCCCAGCTGCGGATAAAGACATCGTTAAAGTCTTCACTAAACGCATCAAGAACAAGTTCAAGCTAATGCTTGAAACTAAAGTGACTGCTGTTGAAGCGAAAGAAGACGGTATCTACGTGTCAATGGAAGGCAAAAAAGCACCAGCTGAAGCTGAGCGCTACGATGCTGTTCTTGTTGCTATCGGTCGTGTTCCAAACGGTGCACTTATCGACGCTGAAAAAGCAGGTATCGAAGTTGATGAGCGTGGTTTCATCAATGTTGATAAGCAAATGCGTACTAACGTTCCTCACATCCATGCGATCGGTGACGTTGTTGGTCAACCAATGCTTGCTCATAAAGGTGTGCATGAAGGTCACGTAGCTGCTGAAGTTATCTCTGGTAAGAAGCACTACTTCGATCCTAAAGTAATTCCATCAATTGCGTACACTGAGCCAGAAGTTGCTTGGGTAGGTAAGACTGAGAAAGAAGCGAAAGCTGAAGGCATCAACTACGAAGTTGCTACTTTCCCTTGGGCTGCTTCTGGTCGTGCTATCGCATCTGATTGTGCAGACGGCGTAACTAAGATGATCTTCGATAAAGATACTCATCGCGTAATCGGTGGTGCTGTTGTTGGTACTAACGGTGGTGAACTTCTTGGCGAAATCGGCCTAGCAATCGAAATGGGTTGTGATGCAGAAGATATCGCACTTACTATCCACGCTCACCCAACTCTACACGAGTCTGTTGGTCTAGCTGCGGAAGTATTCGAAGGTTCAATCACTGACCTTCCAAACAAAAAAGCAGTGAAAAGGAAGAAGTAA
- the aceF gene encoding pyruvate dehydrogenase complex dihydrolipoyllysine-residue acetyltransferase, producing MTIEINVPDIGADEVEVTEILVNVGDKVEEEQSLITVEGDKASMEVPASQAGIVKEIKISEGDSVSTGSLIMIFEAEGAAAAPAAPAVEAAAPVAAAPAAAAELKEVHVPDIGGDEVEVTEIMVAIGDAVEEEQSLLTVEGDKASMEVPAPFAGIVKEIKIASGDSVSTGSLVMVFEVAGSGAPVAAAPAPAAAPVAAAPAASAEKEVNVPDIGGDEVEVTEIMVAVGDTVEEEQSLITVEGDKASMEVPAPFAGTVKEIKIAAGDKVSTGSSIMTFVVEGAAPVAVAASAPAQAPAAAPAPKAEAVAPAAGDFQENGDYAHASPVVRRLAREFGVNLSKVKGTGRKSRILKEDVQSYVKDALKRLESGAAASGKGGDGSALGLLPWPKVDFSKFGETEIQKLSKIKKISGANLHRNWVMIPHVTQWDNADITELEAFRKEQNAIEAKKDTGMKITPLVFIMKAVAKALEAFPAFNSSLSDDGESIILKKYVNVGIAVDTPNGLVVPVFKDVNKKGIYELSEELMVVSKKARSGKLTAADMQGGCFTISSLGGIGGTAFTPIVNAPEVGILGVSKSEIKPVWNGKEFQPRLQLPLSLSYDHRVIDGAEGARFITFLNSALSDIRRLVL from the coding sequence ATGACAATCGAAATTAATGTACCAGACATCGGTGCTGACGAGGTTGAAGTAACTGAGATTCTTGTAAACGTTGGCGACAAGGTTGAAGAAGAGCAGTCACTGATCACTGTTGAAGGCGACAAAGCTTCAATGGAAGTTCCTGCGTCTCAAGCGGGTATCGTTAAAGAAATCAAGATTTCAGAAGGTGATTCTGTTTCTACTGGTTCTCTTATCATGATCTTCGAAGCGGAAGGTGCTGCAGCAGCACCGGCTGCGCCAGCAGTTGAAGCGGCGGCACCAGTTGCAGCTGCTCCTGCAGCGGCAGCTGAGCTTAAAGAAGTTCACGTTCCTGATATCGGTGGTGATGAAGTTGAAGTAACTGAAATCATGGTAGCTATCGGCGACGCAGTAGAAGAAGAGCAATCTCTTCTTACTGTTGAAGGTGACAAGGCTTCAATGGAAGTTCCTGCACCATTCGCTGGTATCGTTAAAGAAATTAAGATCGCTTCTGGTGACTCAGTATCTACTGGTTCTCTAGTAATGGTATTTGAAGTGGCAGGTTCTGGCGCTCCAGTTGCAGCAGCTCCTGCTCCAGCAGCGGCACCAGTTGCAGCGGCTCCAGCAGCATCTGCTGAGAAAGAAGTGAACGTTCCTGATATCGGTGGTGACGAAGTAGAAGTTACTGAAATCATGGTAGCGGTTGGCGATACAGTAGAAGAAGAGCAATCTCTAATTACTGTTGAAGGCGACAAAGCTTCAATGGAAGTTCCTGCACCATTCGCTGGTACAGTAAAAGAAATCAAGATTGCAGCTGGCGACAAAGTGTCAACAGGCTCTTCAATCATGACTTTCGTTGTTGAAGGCGCAGCTCCAGTAGCTGTGGCGGCTTCCGCTCCAGCACAAGCTCCGGCAGCAGCACCTGCACCTAAAGCAGAAGCAGTAGCTCCAGCAGCAGGCGACTTCCAAGAGAACGGTGACTACGCGCACGCATCTCCAGTTGTTCGTCGTCTTGCTCGCGAATTTGGCGTTAACCTTTCTAAGGTTAAAGGTACTGGTCGTAAGAGCCGTATCCTTAAAGAAGACGTTCAGTCTTACGTTAAAGATGCACTTAAGCGTCTAGAGTCTGGTGCTGCAGCATCTGGCAAAGGCGGCGACGGTTCTGCTCTTGGTCTACTACCATGGCCAAAAGTTGACTTCAGCAAGTTCGGTGAAACTGAAATTCAGAAGCTTTCTAAGATTAAGAAGATCTCTGGCGCTAACCTGCACCGTAACTGGGTAATGATCCCTCACGTTACACAGTGGGACAACGCAGACATCACTGAGCTAGAAGCATTCCGTAAAGAACAGAACGCAATCGAAGCGAAGAAAGACACTGGTATGAAGATCACGCCACTTGTGTTCATCATGAAAGCTGTTGCTAAAGCGCTAGAAGCATTCCCAGCATTCAACTCGTCTCTTTCTGACGATGGCGAAAGCATCATTCTTAAGAAGTACGTAAACGTGGGTATCGCAGTTGATACACCAAACGGCCTAGTTGTTCCTGTTTTCAAAGACGTGAACAAGAAAGGTATTTACGAGCTATCTGAAGAACTAATGGTTGTTTCTAAGAAAGCACGCTCTGGCAAGCTAACAGCAGCAGACATGCAAGGCGGTTGTTTCACAATTTCTAGCCTTGGTGGTATTGGCGGTACTGCATTTACACCAATCGTAAATGCTCCAGAAGTAGGTATCCTAGGTGTATCTAAGTCTGAAATTAAGCCAGTTTGGAATGGTAAAGAATTCCAACCACGTCTACAGCTTCCACTGTCTCTATCATACGATCACCGCGTGATCGATGGTGCTGAAGGTGCACGCTTCATTACTTTCCTAAACAGCGCACTATCTGACATTCGTCGTCTAGTACTGTAA
- the aceE gene encoding pyruvate dehydrogenase (acetyl-transferring), homodimeric type, whose amino-acid sequence MSDMKHDVDALETQDWLEALESVVREEGVERAQFLLEQVLDKARLDGVDMATGINTNYINTIPAAQEPAYPGDVTLERRIRSIIRWNAIMIVLRASKKDLDLGGHMASYQSAAAFYEVCFNHFFRAPNETDGGDLVYYQGHISPGIYSRAFVEGRLTEEQLDNFRQEVDGKGIPSYPHPKLMPEFWQFPTVSMGLGPISAIYQARFLKYLDGRGLKETSAQRVYAFLGDGEMDEPESRGAISFAAREKLDNLCFLINCNLQRLDGPVMGNGSIIQELEGLFKGAGWNVVKVIWGSNWDSLLAKDTTGKLLQLMNETIDGDYQTFKSKDGAYVREHFFGKYPETAALVADMTDDEIFALKRGGHDSSKLFAAFNNAKETNGKPTVILAKTVKGYGMGDAAEGKNIAHGVKKMDMTHVQHLRDRLGLEDILSDEKITELPYLKLEEGSPEYEYMHARRNALHGYTPARLPKFTQEFKVPELDAFAPLLGEQKRDISTTMAYVRTLNILLKDKNIGKNIVPIICDEARTFGMEGLFRQVGIYNPHGQEYTPEDKGIVSYYKEATSGQVLQEGINELGSMASWVAAATSYSTNDLPMIPFYIYYSMFGFQRIGDMAWLAGDQQARGFLLGATAGRTTLNGEGLQHEDGHSHIQANTIPNCISYDPTFAYELAVIMQDGIRRMYGENQENVYYYLTVMNENYAMPAMPEGAEEGIRKGIYKLESHAGAKGKVQLMSSGTIMNEARKAAEILSEEYGVASDVFSVTSFNELTRDGQAVERDNMLHPEAEEKVPYITTVLGKEPAIAVTDYMKNYAEQVRAYMPTESYKVLGTDGFGRSDSRANLRRHFEVNAGYIVVAALTELAKRGDIEKSVVAEAIAKFDIDTEKTNPQYA is encoded by the coding sequence ATGTCTGACATGAAGCATGACGTTGATGCTCTGGAAACTCAAGATTGGTTAGAAGCTCTTGAGTCAGTAGTACGTGAAGAAGGTGTAGAACGTGCACAGTTTTTACTAGAACAAGTTCTAGATAAAGCGCGTTTAGATGGTGTTGATATGGCTACAGGCATCAACACGAACTACATCAACACAATTCCAGCAGCACAAGAGCCAGCTTACCCTGGTGACGTAACTCTTGAGCGTCGTATTCGTTCGATTATTCGCTGGAACGCAATCATGATCGTATTGCGTGCTTCTAAGAAAGACCTAGACCTTGGTGGTCACATGGCTTCTTACCAGTCAGCTGCAGCGTTCTACGAAGTATGTTTCAACCACTTCTTCCGTGCTCCAAATGAGACGGACGGTGGCGATCTAGTTTATTACCAAGGTCACATCTCTCCAGGTATCTACTCTCGTGCATTCGTTGAAGGTCGTCTAACTGAAGAACAGCTAGATAACTTCCGTCAAGAAGTTGATGGTAAAGGTATCCCTTCTTACCCGCACCCGAAACTGATGCCTGAGTTCTGGCAGTTCCCTACTGTATCTATGGGTCTTGGTCCTATCTCTGCGATCTACCAAGCGCGCTTCCTTAAGTACCTTGACGGCCGTGGCCTGAAAGAAACTTCAGCGCAACGCGTATACGCGTTCCTAGGTGACGGTGAGATGGATGAGCCAGAATCACGTGGTGCTATCTCTTTCGCTGCGCGTGAGAAGCTAGACAACCTATGTTTCCTAATCAACTGTAACCTACAGCGTCTAGACGGCCCTGTAATGGGTAACGGCAGCATCATCCAAGAACTTGAAGGCCTATTCAAAGGCGCAGGTTGGAACGTTGTTAAAGTTATCTGGGGTAGCAACTGGGATTCACTACTAGCTAAAGACACTACTGGTAAGCTTCTTCAACTAATGAACGAAACTATCGATGGTGACTACCAGACATTCAAATCTAAAGATGGCGCATACGTACGTGAGCACTTCTTTGGTAAGTACCCAGAAACAGCTGCACTAGTTGCAGACATGACTGATGACGAAATCTTCGCTCTTAAGCGTGGTGGTCACGACTCTTCTAAACTGTTTGCTGCATTCAACAATGCAAAAGAGACAAACGGTAAGCCAACTGTAATCCTAGCTAAAACTGTTAAAGGTTACGGCATGGGTGATGCGGCTGAAGGTAAGAACATTGCACACGGTGTTAAGAAAATGGACATGACTCATGTTCAACACCTACGTGATCGTCTAGGCCTAGAAGACATTCTTTCTGATGAGAAAATCACAGAGCTTCCTTACCTGAAGTTAGAAGAAGGTTCGCCTGAGTACGAATACATGCACGCTCGTCGTAACGCTCTACACGGTTACACGCCTGCTCGTCTTCCTAAGTTTACTCAAGAGTTCAAGGTTCCTGAGCTAGACGCATTCGCACCTCTACTAGGTGAACAGAAGCGTGATATCTCTACAACTATGGCTTATGTACGTACGCTAAATATCCTTCTTAAAGATAAGAACATTGGTAAGAACATCGTTCCTATCATCTGTGATGAAGCTCGTACATTCGGTATGGAAGGTCTATTCCGTCAGGTTGGTATCTACAACCCACACGGTCAAGAATACACACCTGAAGATAAAGGCATCGTTTCTTACTACAAAGAAGCAACGTCTGGTCAAGTTCTTCAAGAAGGCATCAACGAACTAGGTTCTATGGCTTCATGGGTTGCTGCTGCAACTTCATACAGCACAAACGATCTACCAATGATCCCGTTCTACATCTACTACTCAATGTTCGGTTTCCAACGTATTGGTGACATGGCTTGGTTAGCAGGCGACCAACAAGCTCGTGGCTTCCTACTAGGTGCTACTGCTGGTCGTACAACACTGAATGGTGAAGGTCTACAGCACGAAGATGGTCACTCGCACATTCAAGCGAACACGATCCCTAACTGTATCTCTTACGACCCAACGTTTGCTTACGAGCTAGCGGTTATCATGCAAGACGGTATCCGTCGCATGTACGGTGAGAACCAAGAGAACGTTTACTACTACCTAACAGTAATGAACGAGAACTACGCAATGCCAGCAATGCCAGAAGGCGCTGAAGAAGGCATTCGTAAGGGTATCTACAAGCTTGAATCTCACGCTGGTGCTAAGGGCAAAGTTCAACTAATGAGCTCTGGTACTATCATGAACGAAGCGCGTAAAGCCGCTGAAATTCTAAGCGAAGAGTACGGCGTAGCATCTGACGTATTCTCTGTAACGTCGTTCAACGAACTAACTCGTGACGGCCAAGCGGTAGAGCGTGACAACATGCTTCACCCAGAAGCTGAAGAGAAAGTACCGTACATCACGACTGTTCTTGGTAAAGAACCTGCAATCGCAGTGACTGACTACATGAAGAACTACGCTGAGCAAGTACGTGCGTACATGCCAACTGAGTCTTACAAAGTACTTGGTACAGATGGTTTCGGCCGTTCTGACAGCCGTGCAAACCTACGTCGTCACTTCGAAGTTAACGCTGGCTACATCGTAGTTGCAGCTCTAACTGAACTGGCTAAACGTGGTGATATCGAGAAGTCTGTTGTTGCTGAAGCAATTGCTAAGTTCGATATCGACACTGAAAAAACTAACCCGCAATACGCATAA
- the pdhR gene encoding pyruvate dehydrogenase complex transcriptional repressor PdhR, with translation MAYQRIRQPKLSDVIEQELERLIVEGTLAPGQQLPPERELAKQFDVSRPSIREAIQRLEAKRLLTRRQGGGTFVSENIWKSFSDPLLNLLSSHSETQLDLLESRHAMEGISAYFAALRGTDEDFARIQACQEKIHGAQDKGDIEAESAAVMAFLIALTEAAHNVVLLHIVRSLAPLLEQNVLENLKLLHRRKDVVEKVSIHRANIVDAIVSGQPEQAREMSHSHLAYIEETLMDLTKEESRRERSLRRIQQGK, from the coding sequence ATGGCTTATCAAAGGATTCGTCAGCCAAAACTCTCGGACGTTATCGAACAAGAGTTAGAAAGGTTGATAGTGGAAGGAACACTGGCTCCAGGGCAGCAGCTGCCGCCTGAGCGCGAACTGGCGAAACAGTTCGATGTGTCTCGTCCTTCAATCCGAGAAGCGATACAACGTTTAGAAGCCAAACGCTTGCTTACTCGCCGTCAAGGTGGAGGTACGTTTGTTAGCGAAAATATCTGGAAAAGCTTTTCAGATCCTTTGCTTAATTTGTTGTCCTCCCATTCTGAAACCCAACTAGACTTGTTGGAATCGCGTCATGCGATGGAAGGGATTTCGGCTTACTTCGCGGCATTGCGTGGTACTGATGAAGACTTTGCTCGAATTCAAGCATGCCAAGAAAAAATTCACGGTGCGCAGGATAAAGGTGACATTGAAGCCGAATCTGCAGCGGTGATGGCTTTTCTTATTGCTTTAACAGAGGCAGCACACAATGTGGTGTTATTGCACATTGTTCGTAGCTTGGCTCCGTTACTCGAACAAAACGTCTTAGAAAATTTAAAGCTGTTGCATCGTCGTAAAGACGTTGTGGAGAAAGTGAGTATACATCGAGCTAACATTGTGGATGCGATCGTTTCAGGACAGCCAGAACAGGCTCGTGAAATGTCACACTCTCATTTAGCTTACATCGAAGAAACATTGATGGATTTGACCAAAGAAGAATCGCGCCGCGAACGTTCTTTACGTCGAATCCAACAGGGTAAATAG
- the nadC gene encoding carboxylating nicotinate-nucleotide diphosphorylase — translation MKNTHNSHQRLDYLKEQLPLEIARSVAETIKEDLGGTLDPAADITASLIPADAINSATIITREHGVFCGKAWADEVFKQLGGEVTIEWNVEDGDKVEPNQTLCSLTGPARALLTGERNAMNFIQTLSGCATTTAIYADKIKHTECRLLDTRKTIPGLRSALKYAVACGGGFNHRIGVFDAYLIKENHIIACGGIEKAISTAKELNPGKPVEVETESLSELEQAISAGADIIMLDNFTTDMMREAVKINAGRAALENSGNITLDTIAEFAETGVDYISVGALTKHLKAMDLSMRFKA, via the coding sequence ATGAAAAACACACATAACAGCCACCAACGCCTTGATTACTTAAAAGAGCAACTGCCGCTAGAGATCGCTCGCTCAGTGGCTGAGACCATCAAAGAAGATCTAGGTGGAACGTTAGATCCAGCGGCTGATATCACGGCAAGTCTAATCCCAGCAGACGCAATCAACAGCGCAACCATCATTACACGTGAGCACGGTGTGTTCTGTGGTAAAGCTTGGGCTGATGAAGTGTTTAAACAATTGGGCGGTGAAGTCACTATCGAGTGGAACGTAGAAGATGGCGACAAGGTTGAACCAAACCAAACGCTTTGTTCGTTAACAGGCCCAGCACGCGCGCTATTAACCGGTGAGCGTAATGCCATGAACTTCATTCAAACGCTATCGGGTTGTGCGACAACAACAGCCATTTACGCTGACAAAATTAAACATACAGAGTGCCGCCTGTTAGACACTCGCAAAACGATTCCTGGCCTACGTAGTGCACTAAAATACGCAGTGGCTTGTGGTGGCGGTTTCAATCACCGTATCGGTGTTTTCGATGCCTACCTAATCAAAGAAAACCACATCATCGCATGTGGTGGTATCGAGAAAGCAATCTCGACGGCAAAAGAGCTTAACCCAGGCAAACCAGTTGAAGTAGAAACAGAGAGCCTATCAGAGCTAGAGCAAGCGATCAGTGCAGGTGCGGACATCATCATGCTAGACAACTTCACCACAGACATGATGCGTGAAGCCGTTAAAATAAACGCTGGTCGTGCAGCATTAGAGAACTCAGGTAACATCACTCTAGACACTATCGCAGAGTTCGCTGAAACGGGTGTTGATTACATCTCAGTAGGTGCACTCACCAAGCATTTAAAAGCGATGGATTTATCAATGAGATTCAAAGCTTAA
- a CDS encoding pilin, whose product MNNKNRRTNQKGFTLIELMIVVAIIGALSAIAIPAYKDYVAKSEVAAAVATMKALLTPAELTYQEKGKLAANTDLGDLGISAGSNVLGTISVPTDNDIKFLFGSKSAISNAYITYSRTDTGWACAVVSGGVSNLPTIDSCS is encoded by the coding sequence ATGAATAACAAAAATAGAAGAACAAATCAGAAAGGTTTCACGCTGATTGAATTGATGATTGTGGTGGCAATTATTGGCGCTCTATCAGCGATCGCGATACCCGCATACAAAGATTACGTAGCAAAAAGTGAAGTTGCAGCAGCAGTAGCAACTATGAAAGCTTTACTCACGCCGGCAGAACTAACCTATCAAGAAAAAGGGAAATTAGCAGCTAACACTGATTTAGGTGACTTAGGCATCTCCGCAGGTTCTAATGTATTAGGAACTATTAGTGTACCAACCGACAACGATATTAAATTCCTATTCGGATCAAAAAGTGCGATATCCAACGCCTACATCACATACTCTAGAACCGACACTGGCTGGGCATGTGCTGTAGTCTCAGGTGGCGTAAGTAACTTACCAACAATTGATAGTTGCTCATAA
- the pilB gene encoding type IV-A pilus assembly ATPase PilB gives MLTNLPTVLRQANLLSLTQEQAVAEHVQASGVSTPEALLLLDIFTGESLAHNIQAIFGLPLVQLTNTDYETLCDQLGLRELITKYRAIPISVSSSTLTLASADPTDLQAEDDFRFATGLQIELVLANYSELEGAIRKLYGRSISGQDSKRKEITQDELANLVEVSDDEMTSIEDLSQDDSPVSRFINQILVDAVRKGASDIHFEPYEENYRVRLRCDGILVEIQQPASHLSRRLSARLKILAKLDIAERRLPQDGRIKLRLNDEIAIDMRVSTLPTLWGEKIVLRLLDSSAANLDIDKLGYSEDQKALYLNALKRPQGMILMTGPTGSGKTVSLYTGLRVLNTTERNISTAEDPVEINLCGINQVQVAPKIGFGFAEALRSFLRQDPDVVMVGEIRDLETAEIAIKASQTGHLVLSTLHTNSAAETVTRLAHMGIEPFNLASSLSLIIAQRLARRLCNHCKAADDSPDIFLRHSIPNSQTIYKANPQGCNECNQGYSGRVGIYEVMPFSDQLKSSLIDKPNALAIENLAHREGMRTLQESGLDKLLEGTTSYQELQRVLYL, from the coding sequence GTGCTAACCAACCTCCCAACCGTTCTACGTCAGGCTAATCTACTTAGCCTGACTCAAGAACAAGCCGTTGCGGAACATGTGCAAGCTTCAGGTGTTTCTACGCCTGAAGCTTTGCTCCTTCTGGACATATTCACAGGCGAGAGTCTCGCACATAACATTCAGGCCATCTTCGGCTTACCGTTAGTACAATTAACCAATACTGACTACGAAACCTTGTGTGACCAATTAGGGCTTCGTGAGCTGATTACCAAGTATCGCGCTATCCCGATTTCAGTTTCAAGTTCAACTCTCACACTTGCCTCGGCCGACCCAACCGACTTACAAGCTGAAGATGATTTCCGCTTTGCGACCGGATTACAAATCGAATTGGTTCTCGCTAACTACTCTGAATTAGAAGGCGCGATACGTAAGCTGTATGGCCGTTCTATTTCCGGGCAAGACTCCAAGCGCAAAGAGATCACTCAAGACGAACTCGCCAACCTCGTTGAAGTCTCCGACGATGAGATGACTTCGATTGAAGATCTCAGCCAAGACGACTCCCCTGTTAGCCGCTTTATCAACCAAATACTGGTCGATGCGGTACGTAAAGGCGCTTCCGATATCCACTTCGAACCTTATGAAGAAAACTATCGAGTGCGCTTACGTTGCGATGGCATCCTTGTTGAAATACAACAACCCGCCTCCCATCTAAGTCGCCGTTTATCTGCTCGCTTAAAGATCCTCGCCAAGCTGGATATCGCTGAGCGTCGCTTGCCTCAAGATGGTCGTATTAAGTTGCGGTTAAACGATGAAATCGCGATTGATATGCGAGTATCGACGCTACCGACGCTATGGGGTGAAAAGATCGTACTGCGTCTTCTAGACAGCAGTGCGGCTAATTTAGATATCGATAAGTTGGGTTATAGCGAGGATCAAAAAGCACTCTACCTCAATGCATTAAAGCGCCCACAAGGTATGATCTTAATGACCGGGCCAACCGGCAGTGGTAAAACCGTTTCTCTCTACACTGGCCTTCGAGTGCTTAACACCACAGAGCGCAACATCTCAACAGCCGAAGACCCGGTAGAGATAAATCTATGTGGTATCAATCAAGTTCAAGTCGCACCCAAAATCGGTTTTGGGTTTGCCGAAGCATTGCGATCGTTTTTACGACAAGATCCCGATGTGGTCATGGTCGGAGAGATCCGCGATTTAGAAACCGCAGAGATCGCGATCAAAGCATCGCAAACTGGACACCTAGTCCTTTCGACATTGCACACCAACTCCGCCGCAGAAACCGTAACTCGACTCGCTCACATGGGAATTGAACCTTTTAACCTTGCTTCATCATTAAGCTTGATTATCGCCCAACGACTGGCAAGACGATTGTGCAATCACTGCAAAGCAGCTGACGACTCTCCGGATATATTTCTGCGTCACTCTATCCCTAACAGCCAAACAATCTATAAAGCCAATCCACAAGGATGTAATGAGTGTAATCAGGGATACTCTGGGCGAGTGGGTATCTATGAAGTTATGCCATTTAGCGACCAACTAAAAAGCAGCCTGATCGACAAACCGAACGCGTTAGCCATTGAAAACTTGGCGCACCGAGAAGGCATGCGAACACTGCAAGAATCAGGGCTAGATAAACTGCTTGAAGGCACCACCAGCTATCAAGAACTACAACGTGTTCTGTATCTATAA